Proteins encoded by one window of Mercenaria mercenaria strain notata chromosome 4, MADL_Memer_1, whole genome shotgun sequence:
- the LOC123552289 gene encoding T-box transcription factor TBX20-like isoform X2, with protein MSQLSAKARAFSVDELLGKKEKETTSKAAKYNSKLSPDGEEICPFMGDDPNCRHKSSVEFLEKQGDVLKIELCQSELWHAFHTLGTEMIITKTGRRMFPAVRIRISGLKKTARYKVSMDFIPVDKNKYRYVYHSSRWMVSGVGDSIKQNQTYEHPESPMTGEYMTSQVISFEKIKLTNHEKPSTGQISLLSMQKFQPRIMIQEKGSSCTSDSQITVTFPQTSFIAVTAYQNQEITRLKIARNPFAKGFREAGKCSSLEAMMASFGVVIDANQGHCSPQGKRRFEEPHELDSAELSPPKQAMWHSPMFVDHRLSNHMLMYPPMLFHPNQFLAAQHTVSQNICKINDDVNKETDKVEGVKTKSSSSTSDISISSSSSFSPSSSVSYLSSMSPVSPPPVYHHNPEIHPAFPYTSGIQSPSIDSQALAVYYKGLLQNPSYQNVMFLPSTMFSSSSGPTYDHHNSSSRKLNTVEDNNNTAKLNTS; from the exons ATGAGCCAGCTTAGTGCGAAGGCACGCGCATTTTCCGTTGACGAGCTTTTAGGGAAGAAAGAGAAGGAGACGACATCTAAAGCTGCAAAATACAACAGCAAACTTAGTCCAGATGGGGAGGAAATATGCCCATTCATGGGAGATGACCCGAATTGCCGCCATAAAAGCTCAGTGGAATTTTTGG AGAAACAAGGAGATGTTTTGAAGATAGAACTTTGTCAGTCGGAATTATGGCATGCTTTCCATACTCTGGGAACTGAGATGATTATAACAAAAACTGGACG GCGAATGTTTCCGGCAGTTAGAATACGAATATCAGGTCTAAAAAAGACCGCTAGATACAAAGTTTCCATGGACTTTATACCTGTGGATAAAAACAAATACAGATACGTTTATCACAG TTCTCGATGGATGGTGTCTGGTGTTGGGGATTCTATAAAGCAGAATCAAACTTACGAACATCCGGAGTCTCCAATGACTGGAGAATATATGACGTCACaagttatttcatttgaaaaaatcaaACTTACCAATCACGAGAAACCGAGCACAGGACAG ATATCACTATTATCAATGCAGAAGTTCCAGCCACGAATAATGATTCAAGAGAAAGGAAGTTCATGTACATCTGATTCTCAAATTACAGTTACGTTCCCGCAAACCTCTTTTATAGCAGTTACTGCATATCAAAACCAAGAG ATTACAAGATTGAAAATTGCAAGGAACCCATTTGCCAAAGGGTTTAGGGAAGCTGGAAAATGCAG TTCTCTAGAAGCAATGATGGCGTCATTTGGAGTTGTAATTGATGCAAACCAAGGTCATTGTTCACCTCAAGGAAAACGACGGTTTGAAGAACCTCACGAACTAG actCGGCTGAACTATCACCACCAAAGCAAGCAATGTGGCACTCTCCAATGTTTGTTGACCACAGACTTTCTAATCACATGCTAATGTATCCACCAATGTTGTTTCATCCGAACCAGTTTTTGGCAGCTCAACATACTGTTtcacaaaatatttgcaaaatcaaCGATGATGTTAACAAAGAGACTGACAAAGTTGAGGGCGTGAAAACAAAATCTAGCTCAAGTACAAGTGACATAAGTATCAGCTCATCTTCATCGTTTTCGCCGTCGTCGTCGGTATCATATCTATCGTCAATGTCACCAGTTTCACCCCCACCAGTGTATCACCATAACCCAGAAATCCATCCTGCTTTCCCATATACAAGTGGCATTCAGTCGCCGTCCATCGATTCTCAAGCACTGGCAGTGTACTATAAAGGACTTTTACAGAATCCGTCATACCAGAACGTTATGTTTCTTCCGTCCACAATGTTTTCCTCCTCGTCGGGTCCGACGTATGATCATCATAACTCTTCTTCAAGAAAACTGAATACAGTTGAAGACAACAATAACACAGCGAAGCTGAATACATCATAG
- the LOC123552289 gene encoding T-box transcription factor TBX20-like isoform X1, with protein MSQLSAKARAFSVDELLGKKEKETTSKAAKYNSKLSPDGEEICPFMGDDPNCRHKSSVEFLEKQGDVLKIELCQSELWHAFHTLGTEMIITKTGRRMFPAVRIRISGLKKTARYKVSMDFIPVDKNKYRYVYHSSRWMVSGVGDSIKQNQTYEHPESPMTGEYMTSQVISFEKIKLTNHEKPSTGQISLLSMQKFQPRIMIQEKGSSCTSDSQITVTFPQTSFIAVTAYQNQEITRLKIARNPFAKGFREAGKCRSSLEAMMASFGVVIDANQGHCSPQGKRRFEEPHELDSAELSPPKQAMWHSPMFVDHRLSNHMLMYPPMLFHPNQFLAAQHTVSQNICKINDDVNKETDKVEGVKTKSSSSTSDISISSSSSFSPSSSVSYLSSMSPVSPPPVYHHNPEIHPAFPYTSGIQSPSIDSQALAVYYKGLLQNPSYQNVMFLPSTMFSSSSGPTYDHHNSSSRKLNTVEDNNNTAKLNTS; from the exons ATGAGCCAGCTTAGTGCGAAGGCACGCGCATTTTCCGTTGACGAGCTTTTAGGGAAGAAAGAGAAGGAGACGACATCTAAAGCTGCAAAATACAACAGCAAACTTAGTCCAGATGGGGAGGAAATATGCCCATTCATGGGAGATGACCCGAATTGCCGCCATAAAAGCTCAGTGGAATTTTTGG AGAAACAAGGAGATGTTTTGAAGATAGAACTTTGTCAGTCGGAATTATGGCATGCTTTCCATACTCTGGGAACTGAGATGATTATAACAAAAACTGGACG GCGAATGTTTCCGGCAGTTAGAATACGAATATCAGGTCTAAAAAAGACCGCTAGATACAAAGTTTCCATGGACTTTATACCTGTGGATAAAAACAAATACAGATACGTTTATCACAG TTCTCGATGGATGGTGTCTGGTGTTGGGGATTCTATAAAGCAGAATCAAACTTACGAACATCCGGAGTCTCCAATGACTGGAGAATATATGACGTCACaagttatttcatttgaaaaaatcaaACTTACCAATCACGAGAAACCGAGCACAGGACAG ATATCACTATTATCAATGCAGAAGTTCCAGCCACGAATAATGATTCAAGAGAAAGGAAGTTCATGTACATCTGATTCTCAAATTACAGTTACGTTCCCGCAAACCTCTTTTATAGCAGTTACTGCATATCAAAACCAAGAG ATTACAAGATTGAAAATTGCAAGGAACCCATTTGCCAAAGGGTTTAGGGAAGCTGGAAAATGCAG aaGTTCTCTAGAAGCAATGATGGCGTCATTTGGAGTTGTAATTGATGCAAACCAAGGTCATTGTTCACCTCAAGGAAAACGACGGTTTGAAGAACCTCACGAACTAG actCGGCTGAACTATCACCACCAAAGCAAGCAATGTGGCACTCTCCAATGTTTGTTGACCACAGACTTTCTAATCACATGCTAATGTATCCACCAATGTTGTTTCATCCGAACCAGTTTTTGGCAGCTCAACATACTGTTtcacaaaatatttgcaaaatcaaCGATGATGTTAACAAAGAGACTGACAAAGTTGAGGGCGTGAAAACAAAATCTAGCTCAAGTACAAGTGACATAAGTATCAGCTCATCTTCATCGTTTTCGCCGTCGTCGTCGGTATCATATCTATCGTCAATGTCACCAGTTTCACCCCCACCAGTGTATCACCATAACCCAGAAATCCATCCTGCTTTCCCATATACAAGTGGCATTCAGTCGCCGTCCATCGATTCTCAAGCACTGGCAGTGTACTATAAAGGACTTTTACAGAATCCGTCATACCAGAACGTTATGTTTCTTCCGTCCACAATGTTTTCCTCCTCGTCGGGTCCGACGTATGATCATCATAACTCTTCTTCAAGAAAACTGAATACAGTTGAAGACAACAATAACACAGCGAAGCTGAATACATCATAG
- the LOC128556684 gene encoding hemoglobin subunit pi-like, whose amino-acid sequence MGCSLSTVSKSQIAQKNGIPVKSDCSDITERQKVLIKKTWNVVSNDMPGVGAKIFLRIFTIKPAIKQIFPFHDVTGDALLRDGQFRGHASRFMQAVGAAVDNINALDSAMAPLLFGLGQQHINYKGFNVEYFSVFSIAITHVLERELRTKFTPEVAIAWAKMMEFMVSKLIEGYHDAVKKTSHASFE is encoded by the coding sequence ATGGGTTGTTCATTGTCTACAGTTTCAAAAAGTCAAATTGCACAGAAAAATGGAATACCTGTGAAAAGCGACTGTAGTGACATTACAGAGCGTCAAAAAGTTCtcataaaaaaaacatggaaCGTCGTTTCAAATGATATGCCAGGCGTTGGTGCCAAAATATTCCTCAGGATATTTACAATAAAACCAGCAATAAAACAGATCTTTCCCTTCCATGATGTAACAGGAGACGCACTATTAAGAGATGGTCAGTTTCGAGGACATGCTTCTCGGTTCATGCAGGCGGTCGGTGCAGCGGTAGACAATATCAATGCTTTAGACTCTGCCATGGCGCCACTACTTTTCGGTCTTGGTCAACAGCATATTAATTACAAAGGATTTAATGTTGAATATTTTAGTGTGTTTTCAATAGCAATAACTCACGTTTTGGAGCGAGAGCTTCGTACAAAATTCACACCAGAAGTTGCTATAGCTTGGGCTAAGATGATGGAGTTTATGGTATCTAAACTCATAGAGGGATATCATGATGCAGTGAAAAAAACTAGCCACGCAAGCTTTGAGTGA
- the LOC123552290 gene encoding para-nitrobenzyl esterase-like encodes MFRLILRDLRYIMMNAAQGISLLISSILPFLTCDVTVQTNCGLVNGIVKDGAFSFRGIPYASPPVGRLRWKPPEALSPKTGNCWNGTFTANTYGNTCFQISPEDPERKTLIGSEDCLYLNVLSPDLKPEMPKPVMVWIHGGSLQVSNGNWPLYMPTEKLAMETDIVYVGFNYRLHAFGFMSLQMLADNSTTKTSGNYGFMDMIAVLQWVHLNIRNFGGDPNQVTVFGQSSGGTAIFALLASPLCKGLFHKAWLLSASPILNKTASEAYTDNEAFLRNANCSNIDCLYSLTSAEVTFAVPWMKYPYWAMLDQGDLPTKYYFDGAIAVVDGVVIPEAPFDAWANGNMVDVPLLIGSCANEIDYNPLDMTINNWTWTHYEEHVNETIGTFGRLVLETAFKLYPSHHITPEFQLTSMASDIRANCPNDVMSLYAAATFSSPVYRYVVTAKPSVPIHAVGIPFPASYSMHMWDVFAFFGFIPDYIKHPTDSDIQWQRNVQNEVLEFVRTGKPFTSSWKPYPAVTANLSFVTEAMSAYNPVQCEFWLQNGFFSYSWIN; translated from the exons ATGTTTCGCTTAATACTTCGGGATTTACGGTATATCATGATGAACGCTGCTCAAGGAATATCGCTACTTATTAGTAGTATTCTGCCATTCCTGACTTGTGATGTTACTGTTCAGACAAACTGTGGATTGGTTAATGGCATTGTAAAGGATGGTGCTTTCAGTTTTCGAGGGATTCCGTATGCTTCGCCTCCTGTTGGGCGCCTCAGATGGAAGCCACCAGAAGCGCTCAGTCCAAAGACGGGAAATTGTTGGAATGGAACATTTACTGCGAATACATATGGGAACACGTGCTTCCAAATAAGCCCGGAGGATCCTGAACGTAAAACTTTAATCGGTAGCGAAGACTGTTTGTACCTAAATGTACTAAGTCCAGATTTGAAACCAGAAATGCCTAAGCCAGTTATGGTGTGGATTCATGGAGGAAGTTTACAAGTTTCAAATGGAAACTGGCCGTTATACATGCCAACTGAAAAATTAGCCATGGAAACTGATATCGTATATGTAGGATTTAATTATCGTCTGCATGCATTCGGCTTCATGTCTCTACAAATGTTGGCGGACAATTCCACGACTAAAACATCCGGTAACTACGGCTTCATGGACATGATAGCTGTCCTGCAATGGGTTCACCTGAATATAAGAAATTTCGGTGGCGATCCAAATCAG GTTACAGTATTCGGGCAAAGTTCAGGAGGAACAGCGATATTTGCCTTACTGGCTTCTCCACTCTGCAAAGGTCTGTTCCATAAAGCCTGGCTCCTATCTGCTTCACCCATCTTGAACAAGACAGCTTCAGAAGCCTACACCGATAACGAAGCTTTCCTGAGAAATGCAAATTGTTCCAACATAGATTGTCTATATTCCCTAACATCTGCTGAAGTGACCTTTGCTGTTCCGTGGATGAAATATCCATACTGGGCAATGTTAGATCAAGGGGATTTACCTACCAAATATTATTTTGACGGAGCTATTGCGGTAGTTGATg GTGTGGTGATTCCAGAAGCACCATTTGATGCCTGGGCTAACGGAAACATGGTGGATGTTCCATTACTTATTG GGTCATGTGCAAATGAAATAGACTACAATCCGCTTGACATGACCATCAACAACTGGACATGGACACACTATGAAGAACACGTTAATGAAACAATTGGGACATTTGGTCGACTTGTACTTGAAACAGCTTTTAAATTGTACCCAAGTCACCACATTACACCGGAATTCCAGCTGACCAGTATGGCGAGCGATATTCGAGCTAATTGTCCGAATGACGTTATGAGTTTGTATGCAGCGGCTACGTTCAGCTCACCAGTATATCGTTATGTAGTCACAGCGAAACCTTCAGTACCCATTCATGCTGTTGGGATACCGTTCCCTGCATCGTACTCTATGCACATGTGGGATGTTTTTGCTTTCTTCGGTTTTATTCCCGATTATATAAAACATCCTACAGACAGTGATATCCAATGGCAACGCAATGTTCAAAACGAGGTTTTGGAATTTGTGCGCACAGGGAAACCGTTTACGTCCTCCTGGAAGCCATACCCTGCAGTGACAGCTAATTTATCTTTTGTGACTGAAGCAATGTCTGCTTACAATCCTGTGCAATGTGAATTTTGGCTTCAGAATGGCTTCTTTAGTTATTCTTGGATAAACTGA
- the LOC123552292 gene encoding para-nitrobenzyl esterase-like isoform X1, translating to METSMREFTMTELILLCTVLSVMPSLYYSVKVQTQCGPVDGIQTDGVNSFRGIPYALPPVGRLRWKPPVELSPEKGNCWNGTLLAHKYGNTCFQISFTDPKRQQLLGSEDCLYLNVISPSLNPTALKPVMVWIHGGYLQCLNGNWPLYMPTEKLAKETDTVIVGFNYRLHAFGFMALQVLADQSPTNTSGNYGFMDMIAVLKWVQSNIKNFGGDPNRVTVFGQSSGGTSIFALLSSPFCKGLFQRAWMLSGSPILNKTANDAFKDNEIFLKNTNCTDINCLYSLSSTEVTFAVPWTSYPYWAMTDQGDLPRNGYFDGALAIVDGVVLTEAPFEAWSHGKMVDVPLLIGSCANEIDSDPTDKSINNWTWTQYEDHVKQYLGTFGGNIANIALKLYPPNLISPEFQFTSMASDLRMNCPTDVLSLHAASAFTSPVYRYVVTSTPSSPVFAVGIPFPATYSFHLWDVFAFFGFIPDYIKHPTDFNIEWQRNVKQEVMTFVRTGKPSTFSWKPFPFVTASLSHTTEAITAYHPVQCDFWLKNGFFDYAWIN from the exons ATGGAGACATCCATGCGTGAATTTACCATGACGGAGTTAATTTTACTTTGTACTGTTCTTAGTGTTATGCCGTCCTTATACTACAGTGTAAAGGTACAAACGCAGTGCGGACCAGTGGATGGAATTCAAACTGATGGAGTAAATAGTTTCCGAGGTATTCCGTATGCTTTGCCGCCTGTCGGACGATTAAGATGGAAGCCGCCAGTTGAACTCAGTCCAGAGAAGGGAAACTGCTGGAACGGAACTCTACTGGCGCACAAATATGGAAACACGTGTTTTCAAATAAGTTTTACAGATCCAAAACGGCAGCAGTTGCTTGGAAGCGAGGATTGTTTATACCTAAATGTTATATCACCATCACTGAACCCGACTGCCCTTAAACCCGTTATGGTATGGATACATGGTGGATATTTGCAATGCTTAAATGGCAACTGGCCGCTGTATATGCCTACAGAAAAGCTGGCGAAGGAAACCGATACCGTAATTGTAGGATTTAATTATCGACTGCATGCATTCGGCTTCATGGCTCTTCAAGTGTTGGCTGACCAGTCGCCGACGAATACATCGGGAAATTACGGATTCATGGATATGATTGCAGTTTTGAAATGGGTACAGTCTAACATCAAAAACTTTGGTGGAGATCCGAACCGG GTGACTGTATTTGGTCAGAGCTCTGGAGGAACTTCAATATTTGCTTTGTTATCTTCCCCTTTTTGTAAGGGCCTCTTTCAAAGAGCATGGATGTTATCGGGATCACCCATATTGAACAAGACTGCCAACGATGCTTTCAAAGACAATGAAATATTCTTGAAAAACACCAATTGTACCGATATTAACTGTTTATATTCACTTTCGTCTACTGAAGTGACCTTTGCAGTCCCTTGGACATCTTATCCATACTGGGCAATGACAGATCAAGGAGATTTACCACGGAACGGCTACTTTGATGGAGCGCTTGCAATTGTTGATG GAGTTGTGCTTACTGAGGCACCGTTTGAAGCTTGGTCACATGGAAAGATGGTTGACGTTCCTCTACTCATAG GTTCTTGCGCAAACGAAATTGACAGTGACCCCACTGACAAGTCGATCAATAATTGGACATGGACACAATACGAAGACCACGTGAAGCAGTATCTAGGAACATTTGGTGGTAATATCGCGAACATAGCTCTTAAATTATACCCACCTAACCTTATTTCACCGGAATTCCAATTTACAAGTATGGCAAGTGATTTACGAATGAATTGTCCAACCGATGTATTGTCTCTGCACGCGGCTTCCGCATTTACGTCGCCAGTATATCGTTACGTTGTGACATCAACTCCGTCGTCCCCAGTTTTTGCTGTAGGAATTCCCTTTCCAGCGACGTATTCATTTCACCTTTGGGATGTGTTTGCATTCTTTGGATTTATACCAGACTACATAAAGCACCCAACAGACTTTAATATAGAATGGCAACGTAATGTTAAACAAGAAGTGATGACCTTTGTAAGAACAGGGAAACCATCAACATTTTCTTGGAAACCGTTTCCTTTTGTGACAGCCAGTTTGTCGCATACAACAGAGGCAATAACCGCCTATCATCCAGTTCAGTGTGACTTCTGGCTGAAAAATGGATTTTTTGACTATGCGTGGATAAATTAA
- the LOC123552292 gene encoding para-nitrobenzyl esterase-like isoform X2 — protein sequence METSMREFTMTELILLCTVLSVMPSLYYSVKVQTQCGPVDGIQTDGVNSFRGIPYALPPVGRLRWKPPVELSPEKGNCWNGTLLAHKYGNTCFQISFTDPKRQQLLGSEDCLYLNVISPSLNPTALKPVMVWIHGGYLQCLNGNWPLYMPTEKLAKETDTVIVGFNYRLHAFGFMALQVLADQSPTNTSGNYGFMDMIAVLKWVQSNIKNFGGDPNRVTVFGQSSGGTSIFALLSSPFCKGLFQRAWMLSGSPILNKTANDAFKDNEIFLKNTNCTDINCLYSLSSTEVTFAVPWTSYPYWAMTDQGDLPRNGYFDGALAIVDGSCANEIDSDPTDKSINNWTWTQYEDHVKQYLGTFGGNIANIALKLYPPNLISPEFQFTSMASDLRMNCPTDVLSLHAASAFTSPVYRYVVTSTPSSPVFAVGIPFPATYSFHLWDVFAFFGFIPDYIKHPTDFNIEWQRNVKQEVMTFVRTGKPSTFSWKPFPFVTASLSHTTEAITAYHPVQCDFWLKNGFFDYAWIN from the exons ATGGAGACATCCATGCGTGAATTTACCATGACGGAGTTAATTTTACTTTGTACTGTTCTTAGTGTTATGCCGTCCTTATACTACAGTGTAAAGGTACAAACGCAGTGCGGACCAGTGGATGGAATTCAAACTGATGGAGTAAATAGTTTCCGAGGTATTCCGTATGCTTTGCCGCCTGTCGGACGATTAAGATGGAAGCCGCCAGTTGAACTCAGTCCAGAGAAGGGAAACTGCTGGAACGGAACTCTACTGGCGCACAAATATGGAAACACGTGTTTTCAAATAAGTTTTACAGATCCAAAACGGCAGCAGTTGCTTGGAAGCGAGGATTGTTTATACCTAAATGTTATATCACCATCACTGAACCCGACTGCCCTTAAACCCGTTATGGTATGGATACATGGTGGATATTTGCAATGCTTAAATGGCAACTGGCCGCTGTATATGCCTACAGAAAAGCTGGCGAAGGAAACCGATACCGTAATTGTAGGATTTAATTATCGACTGCATGCATTCGGCTTCATGGCTCTTCAAGTGTTGGCTGACCAGTCGCCGACGAATACATCGGGAAATTACGGATTCATGGATATGATTGCAGTTTTGAAATGGGTACAGTCTAACATCAAAAACTTTGGTGGAGATCCGAACCGG GTGACTGTATTTGGTCAGAGCTCTGGAGGAACTTCAATATTTGCTTTGTTATCTTCCCCTTTTTGTAAGGGCCTCTTTCAAAGAGCATGGATGTTATCGGGATCACCCATATTGAACAAGACTGCCAACGATGCTTTCAAAGACAATGAAATATTCTTGAAAAACACCAATTGTACCGATATTAACTGTTTATATTCACTTTCGTCTACTGAAGTGACCTTTGCAGTCCCTTGGACATCTTATCCATACTGGGCAATGACAGATCAAGGAGATTTACCACGGAACGGCTACTTTGATGGAGCGCTTGCAATTGTTGATG GTTCTTGCGCAAACGAAATTGACAGTGACCCCACTGACAAGTCGATCAATAATTGGACATGGACACAATACGAAGACCACGTGAAGCAGTATCTAGGAACATTTGGTGGTAATATCGCGAACATAGCTCTTAAATTATACCCACCTAACCTTATTTCACCGGAATTCCAATTTACAAGTATGGCAAGTGATTTACGAATGAATTGTCCAACCGATGTATTGTCTCTGCACGCGGCTTCCGCATTTACGTCGCCAGTATATCGTTACGTTGTGACATCAACTCCGTCGTCCCCAGTTTTTGCTGTAGGAATTCCCTTTCCAGCGACGTATTCATTTCACCTTTGGGATGTGTTTGCATTCTTTGGATTTATACCAGACTACATAAAGCACCCAACAGACTTTAATATAGAATGGCAACGTAATGTTAAACAAGAAGTGATGACCTTTGTAAGAACAGGGAAACCATCAACATTTTCTTGGAAACCGTTTCCTTTTGTGACAGCCAGTTTGTCGCATACAACAGAGGCAATAACCGCCTATCATCCAGTTCAGTGTGACTTCTGGCTGAAAAATGGATTTTTTGACTATGCGTGGATAAATTAA